The Fusobacterium polymorphum genome segment GCACTGGTATCCATTTAAAAGGATAAAGGCACTAGAAAATTTTAATCCATTATCTAAAATTGCATATATCTATATAGATATAATAAGAGGTACACCAGTAGTTGTACAGCTTATGATACTTGCAAATCTAATATTTGTAGGAGTATTGAGAGAAACACCTATTTTAGTTATTGGAGGAATTGCATTTGGACTTAACTCAGGAGCTTATGTTGCAGAAATTATAAGAGCTGGTATTGAAGGACTTGATAAAGGACAAATGGAAGCAGGAAGAGCTTTAGGACTTAGTTATTCACAAACAATGAGAAAAATTATTGTTCCACAAGCTATAAAAAATATTTTACCTGCCTTAGTTAGTGAATTTATAACTTTATTAAAAGAAACATCTATCATTGGGTTTATAGGTGGTGTTGATTTATTAAGATCTGCTAGCATAATAACTAGCCAAACATATAGAGGAGTTGAACCTTTACTTGCAGTTGGTATAATATATTTGATTTTAACATCAATTTTTACTGCATTTATGAGAAAAGTTGAAAGGGGGTTAAAAGTAAGTGATTAATGTTGAAAATTTATCTAAAAATTTTGGAGATTTAAAAGTTTTAAAAAATATTTCTACTACTATCAATAAAGGAGAAATTATTTCTATAATTGGTCCATCTGGAAGTGGAAAATCAACATTTTTAAGATGTATTAATAAATTAGAAGAGCCAACAGAAGGACATATCTATATAGATGGTATGGATCTAATGGATAAAAAAACAGATATAAATAAAATTAGAGAGAGAGTTGGAATGGTGTTTCAACATTTTAACTTATTTCCTAATATGACAGTTTTGGAAAATCTTACTCTTTCTCCCATAATGGTAAAAAAAGAAAGTAAAGAAGAAGCAGAAAAATATGCTTCATATCTTCTTGAAAAAGTAGGTTTATCTGATAAGGCTAATTCTTATCCAACTCAATTATCAGGTGGTCAAAAGCAAAGAATTGCTATTGCAAGAGCCTTAGCTATGAAACCAGAGGTAATATTGTTTGATGAGCCAACATCAGCCTTAGATCCAGAAATGATAAAAGAAGTTCTTGATGTTATGAGAGATTTAGCAAAAGAAGGTATGACTATGCTTATAGTTACTCATGAAATGGGATTTGCTAGAAATGTTGGTAATAGAATTTTATTTATGGATAATGGAGAAATTATTGAAGATTGTTCACCAAGAAATTTCTTTGAAAATCCTACAAATGAAAGAATTAAAGATTTTTTAAATAAGGTTTTAAATAAATAAAAATATTAAAATTTTAAGGAGTGATTGTTATGAAAAAATTTGTTAAATTAATGCTTATTTCTTTATTATCTATTGTAATTTCTATTTCTGTATTTGCAAAAAATAATGTTGTTTATGTTGGAACAAATGCAGAATTTGCTCCATTTGAATATCTTGATAAAAATAAAATAGTTGGTTTTGATATTGATTTATTAGATGCTATTTCAAAGGAAACTGGCTTAGAGTTTAAGATTCAAGATATGGCTTTTGATGGTTTATTACCAGCTTTACAAACTAAAAAAGTTGATATGGTTATAGCTGGAATGACTGCAACACCTGAAAGACAAAAAGCAGTTGCTTTTTCAAAACCATATTTTAAAGCTAAACAAGTAGTAATAACAAAAGGTGTAGATAAATCTCTAAAATCATTTAAAGATTTGGCTGGTAAAAAAGTTGGAGTTATGTTAGGTTTCACAGGAGATACTGTTGTTAGTGAAATTAAAGGAGTAAAAGTTGAAAGATTTAATGCTGCCTATGCTGCAATTTTAGCACTATCTCAAAATAAAATAGATGCTGTAGTACTTGATTCTGAACCAGCTAAAAAATATACTGCTAACAATAAACAATTTGTTATAGCTAATATTCCTGCTGAGGAAGAAGACTATGCTATTGCTTTTAGAAAAAATGATAAAGAATTAATTAATAAAGTTAATGCTGCTCTTGATAAGATAAAAGCTAATGGAGAATATGATAAAATACTAAAAAAATATTTTAAATAGAATTTTTTAAGCTATTGTATAAATTTACAATAGCTTTTTTTATAAAAAATATTTATTTTGTTACTAAATATCAATTAATATGGTACAATTATAAAAAACTTGTTTAAAGAAGGGAAATGATATGTACTATAATTTTAATCAGTATATTAATTTAGGAGCTACCTTAGAAAAGAATGGTTGCAATTTTGCTATCTATTTAAAGGAAATAAAAACTCTTTCTTTAAATATTTTTTATTCTTCAGAAGATACTGTTCCTTATGAAAGATATATATTAAACCCTTCTGAACATAGATTAGGAAATATTTGGAGTATATTTTTAGAAAATATAAAAGAAGGTACTCTTTATAATTGGGAAATTAATGGAGTACCCATATTAGATCCTTATGCCCTTGCATATACTGGAAATGAAACTATTGAAAATAAAAAATCTATTGTTCTTGCAAGAGTAGGAACTGAAACAAAACATATTTTAATTCCAAAAAAAGATATGATAATCTATGAAGCTCATATTGGATTATTTACAAAGTCTCCAAGTTCAAATACTTTAAATGCTGCAACTTATTCTGCTTTTGAAGAAAAAATACCTTATTTAAAAAATTTAGGTATTAATGTTGTGGAGTTTCTACCAGTTTTTGAATGGGATGATTATACTGGTAATCTTGATAGAGAATCTTTTTTCCTAAAAAATGTTTGGGGGTATAACCCTATCAATTTTTTTGCTTTAACAAAAAAATATTCTTCTTCAAATAATGAAGATTCTGCTAATGAAATTAATGAATTTAAAAAGTTGGTTTCTTCTCTACATAAAAATGGTATAGAAGTAGTTTTAGATGTTGTTTATAACCATACAGCAGAAGGTGGAGTAGGTGGAAAAACATATAATTTTAAAGCTATGGGTGAAGATATTTTTTATACCAAAGATAAAGAAAATAATTTTATAAACTTTTCTGGTTGTGGAAATACTTTGAATTGTAATCATAAGGTTGTAAAAGATATGATAATTCAATCTTTACTTTATTGGTATTTAGAAGTTGGTGTTGATGGATTTCGTTTTGACTTAGCACCTGTTTTAGGCAGAGATTCTAACAGTCAATGGGCTAGACACTCTTTGTTACATGAATTAGTTGAACATCCTATTTTATCTCATGCCAAGTTAATTGCTGAAAGTTGGGATTTAGGAGGATATTTTGTAGGAGCCATGCCAAGTGGTTGGTGTGAATGGAATGGAGCATATAGAGATACAGTTAGACAGTTTATAAGAGGTGATTTTGGACAAGTTCCTGAACTTATTAAAAGAATATTTGGAAGTGTTGATATTTTTCATGCTAATAAAAATGGTTATCAATCAAGTATAAATTTTATTTGTTGTCATGATGGCTTCACTATGTGGGATTTAGTTAGTTATAATTTAAAACATAATCTTTTAAATGGAGAAAATAATCAAGATGGAGAAAATAATAACCATTCATATAATCACGGTGAGGAAGGATTTACTGAAAATCCTCATATTATTTCTCTTAGAAAACAACAAATTAAAAATATGATTCTTATTTTATATATTTCTCAAGGAATTCCAATGTTACTTATGGGAGATGAAATGGGAAGAACTCAACTAGGTAATAACAATGCTTATTGTCAAGATAACCCTACAACTTGGGTTGATTGGGATAGAAAGAAAGATTTTGAAGATGTTTTTCTTTTCACTAAAAATATGATAAATTTAAGAAAATCTTATTCTATTTTTAAAAAGGAAACTCCACTAATTGAAGGAGAAGAAATTATTTTACATGGTATCAAATTATATCAACCAGATTTAAGTTTCCATTCTCTTTCTATTGCCTTTCAATTAAAAGATATAAAAAGTAATACTGATTTTTATATAGCATTTAACTCGTATAGTGAACAACTTTGTTTTGAACTACCTATACTTGAAAATAAATCTTGGTATATTGTAACTGACACTTCAAAAGTTGATACTTATGATTTTAAAGAAATTAAATGGCAAGGAACTCATTGTTGTGTTTTACCAAAGTCATCAGTAATTTTAATCTCTAAATAATACAATTAAAAAGAGCCTCAATGTATTTTTTATAAATACTTGAGGCTCAAAAAAAGGAAAATAAGGAAACTAATTTGATTTGATAAGACCTATTCTATAAGCCTTTAACAATTTTTTTAAATCATTTATTTGAGTTTGAATACTTTTTCCAATATCAGTATCTTTTACCTTCATTCTCTTACTCTTAGTTTCAACAATTATATGTGAAGAAATCATATCTGTTCCATCTTTAATTGCTGCTTCTTTAGATATAAATTTTAAATGTGAAGCAAGTTTCATACCATAAGAATTATATGTCAATGTATATCCTGCTATACCAGTTGTAGACTGATATGCTCTTGAAAAACCACCATCTATTATTAAAAGTTTTCCATTTGCTTTTATTGGAGATTCTCCTTCTTTAACTTTAACTGGAATATGCCCATTTATTATATGAGAAGTTCTTGGATTTAAACCAAAATCTTCAAAAATTTTATCACAAATTTTTTCATCATTTATCAATTTGTGATATGGATTTTTTGTTTCTTTATGAGTTGCTTTATCATCTATAAAATATCTCTCAAATGTTTTCATAACATCTTTTCCAAAAAGTGGAGATAATCTTCCAGCCCATAAATACCAAATAAAATCTCTATGTTTTTTATTTACTTCAACATTTTTTCTATCATAATAAGCTTGTCTAACAATATTATCAATTTTATCTAATAATGCTTTCCCTTTATAATAACCATCTTCAACAAAAAGTTCACTAAATTCTCCATTTGGCTCCATAGGTATACAAGCATGGAATAATAAATTAGAATTATATTTTAAATACATACCACCTTTAGAAAATAAAAGTTGCATATGTTTTTGTAATTTTTCACTTCCTAAAAAAGATGCTTGCAATTTATCTAAAAGTTCTGCTTCTTCTTCTAATAATTCCAATGGATTTTCTGGATTTACTGTTGGAAAATTTGTATCATTTAAAGGATATTCTACTCCATTTAAATTAATAGTCCCTTTTTCATAATTTATATGTTTTAAAGATTCTCTTGATGACATTTCAAGCTCAGGATTTCTTTCTGAATAAAGCCCTTCAACTTTAAATTGAATTATACTCATAGCTTTATGCATCTGTGCAATTAAATCACTATCCACACCTTCTTTTGCTCTAAATCTTTTACAAGGATCATTACCATAATATTTCATAGCAAAAGTTGCAAAAGGTAATAAATTTATCCCATAAGCTTCTTCTAATATATCATTATTATTATATCTACAACATATTCTAATAACATTAGCTATACAAGCTTTATTTCCTAGAGCTGCCCCTATCCAGAGAATATCATGATTCCCCCATTGTATATCTAAATTATTATATTCAGCTAAGGTATCCATTATTAAATGTGGAAATGGACCTCTATCATAAATATCTCCAACTATATGTAAATGATCTATATTTAATCTTTGAATTAAATTACAGATTGCTATTATAAATTCTTTCCCCCTGTCTATTGAAATAATAGTATCAACAATACTATCAAAATATTCTTTTTTATTGGCTAATTCTTTTTTTTCATAAAGTAATTCTTGTAAAATATATTCAAAATCTTTTGTCATAGCTTTTCTAACTTTTGATCTTGTATATTTTGAACAAACTACTTTACAAACTTCAATCAATCTATAAATAATAGTTATCATCCATTTATCTATATTAAAGTTATCCTTATTTTGCATAAGTTCAACTTTTTCTTTTGGATAATATATTATTGAAGCCAATTCTTTTTTATCATTTTCTGTAAGAGTATTTCCATAAGCTTCTTCTATCTTATTTCTAATTGTTCCTGAACCATTTCTTAAAACATGGTTAAAAGCCTCATATTCTCCATGTATATCCGTCATAAAGTGTTCAGTTCCCTTAGGAAGATTCATTATGGCTTGTAAGTTTATTATTTCAGTTGATGTTTCTGCAATATTTTTAAAAGTTTTAGATAATAACTCTAAGTACTTAATTTCTGTGTTCATATCTTCCTCACTTCCTTTTATTAGTAATTAGTTAAAAGTTAAAAAAATAATTTGTTAATAGACTAAATAGTAAATGTAGTAAAAAATAGTTCATTGCTAGCTAAATTTCTTAACGATAAAAAATCAATTTTTTAACTTTAAATATGACTGTGCAGCTGCTAATATAGCAGTAGGAACTCTAAATGGAGAGCAACTTACATAATCAAATTTTTGTTCTTCAAAAAATTCTATACTCTTTGGATCTCCACCATGTTCTCCACAAACTCCTATTTGTAAATTAGGTTTTGCAGTTCTTCCATTTTTAACTCCGATTTTAACAAGTTTTGTTACAGCTTTAGTATCTATTGAATAGAAAGGTTCTCCTTCCCAAATTCCTTTTTCTCTATAATCATCTAAGAATTTCACTGAGTCATCTCTTGAAAGCCCCATTGACATTTGAGTCAAATCGTTAGTTCCAAAAGAGAAGAAATCTGCATACTCTGCTATTTCATTTGCAAGTAAACAAGCTCTTGGAATTTCTATCATAGTACCTAACTTATACTTAACAGTAGCTCCAACTTCTTTAAAGAAACTTTCTATTTCTTCTTCAATTTCTTTTCTTAAATAAGCTAATTCTTTTGATTCCATAATAAAAGGTATCATTATTTCAGGGTGAACTTTTAATCCTTTCTTTTCACATTCATAAGCAGCTTCAACTATTGCTCTGGCTTGTATTCTATAAAGTTCAGGATAACTTACACCTAATCTACAACCTCTATGACCAAGCATAGGGTTTTCATCTTTTAATCTATATATTCTCTTTTCAATATCTTCAAGTGAAATTGACAATATTTCTGCCATTTTTTTCTTGTCTTCTAAAGTTTTAGGTAAAAATTCATGTACAGGTGGATCTAAAAGTCTTATATTAGCTTCATCTCCATCTAAAATTTTAAAAATATTTAAAAAGTCTTCTTTTTGTAAATTATGAAGTTTTTCTAATGCTTTTTCTTTTTCTTCTCCTCTATCACTTAAAATAAATTCTCTTATAGTCCATATTTTATCTTTCTTAAAGAACATATGTTCTGTTCTACAAAGTCCTATTCCTTGTGCTCCAAAAGCTTTTCCTTG includes the following:
- a CDS encoding amino acid ABC transporter permease → MEYLEILKDTFLTDDRYMYIVNGVIFSIGITLFSAILGIILGLLLAIMKLSHWYPFKRIKALENFNPLSKIAYIYIDIIRGTPVVVQLMILANLIFVGVLRETPILVIGGIAFGLNSGAYVAEIIRAGIEGLDKGQMEAGRALGLSYSQTMRKIIVPQAIKNILPALVSEFITLLKETSIIGFIGGVDLLRSASIITSQTYRGVEPLLAVGIIYLILTSIFTAFMRKVERGLKVSD
- a CDS encoding amino acid ABC transporter ATP-binding protein; translated protein: MINVENLSKNFGDLKVLKNISTTINKGEIISIIGPSGSGKSTFLRCINKLEEPTEGHIYIDGMDLMDKKTDINKIRERVGMVFQHFNLFPNMTVLENLTLSPIMVKKESKEEAEKYASYLLEKVGLSDKANSYPTQLSGGQKQRIAIARALAMKPEVILFDEPTSALDPEMIKEVLDVMRDLAKEGMTMLIVTHEMGFARNVGNRILFMDNGEIIEDCSPRNFFENPTNERIKDFLNKVLNK
- a CDS encoding basic amino acid ABC transporter substrate-binding protein, whose amino-acid sequence is MKKFVKLMLISLLSIVISISVFAKNNVVYVGTNAEFAPFEYLDKNKIVGFDIDLLDAISKETGLEFKIQDMAFDGLLPALQTKKVDMVIAGMTATPERQKAVAFSKPYFKAKQVVITKGVDKSLKSFKDLAGKKVGVMLGFTGDTVVSEIKGVKVERFNAAYAAILALSQNKIDAVVLDSEPAKKYTANNKQFVIANIPAEEEDYAIAFRKNDKELINKVNAALDKIKANGEYDKILKKYFK
- a CDS encoding glycogen debranching protein, with the translated sequence MYYNFNQYINLGATLEKNGCNFAIYLKEIKTLSLNIFYSSEDTVPYERYILNPSEHRLGNIWSIFLENIKEGTLYNWEINGVPILDPYALAYTGNETIENKKSIVLARVGTETKHILIPKKDMIIYEAHIGLFTKSPSSNTLNAATYSAFEEKIPYLKNLGINVVEFLPVFEWDDYTGNLDRESFFLKNVWGYNPINFFALTKKYSSSNNEDSANEINEFKKLVSSLHKNGIEVVLDVVYNHTAEGGVGGKTYNFKAMGEDIFYTKDKENNFINFSGCGNTLNCNHKVVKDMIIQSLLYWYLEVGVDGFRFDLAPVLGRDSNSQWARHSLLHELVEHPILSHAKLIAESWDLGGYFVGAMPSGWCEWNGAYRDTVRQFIRGDFGQVPELIKRIFGSVDIFHANKNGYQSSINFICCHDGFTMWDLVSYNLKHNLLNGENNQDGENNNHSYNHGEEGFTENPHIISLRKQQIKNMILILYISQGIPMLLMGDEMGRTQLGNNNAYCQDNPTTWVDWDRKKDFEDVFLFTKNMINLRKSYSIFKKETPLIEGEEIILHGIKLYQPDLSFHSLSIAFQLKDIKSNTDFYIAFNSYSEQLCFELPILENKSWYIVTDTSKVDTYDFKEIKWQGTHCCVLPKSSVILISK
- a CDS encoding fructose-1,6-bisphosphatase, whose product is MNTEIKYLELLSKTFKNIAETSTEIINLQAIMNLPKGTEHFMTDIHGEYEAFNHVLRNGSGTIRNKIEEAYGNTLTENDKKELASIIYYPKEKVELMQNKDNFNIDKWMITIIYRLIEVCKVVCSKYTRSKVRKAMTKDFEYILQELLYEKKELANKKEYFDSIVDTIISIDRGKEFIIAICNLIQRLNIDHLHIVGDIYDRGPFPHLIMDTLAEYNNLDIQWGNHDILWIGAALGNKACIANVIRICCRYNNNDILEEAYGINLLPFATFAMKYYGNDPCKRFRAKEGVDSDLIAQMHKAMSIIQFKVEGLYSERNPELEMSSRESLKHINYEKGTINLNGVEYPLNDTNFPTVNPENPLELLEEEAELLDKLQASFLGSEKLQKHMQLLFSKGGMYLKYNSNLLFHACIPMEPNGEFSELFVEDGYYKGKALLDKIDNIVRQAYYDRKNVEVNKKHRDFIWYLWAGRLSPLFGKDVMKTFERYFIDDKATHKETKNPYHKLINDEKICDKIFEDFGLNPRTSHIINGHIPVKVKEGESPIKANGKLLIIDGGFSRAYQSTTGIAGYTLTYNSYGMKLASHLKFISKEAAIKDGTDMISSHIIVETKSKRMKVKDTDIGKSIQTQINDLKKLLKAYRIGLIKSN